A genome region from Halorussus pelagicus includes the following:
- a CDS encoding TIGR00296 family protein: MAQAQAVTLSYEDGSRAVELARESVESYVINGQREQPGSMREAFYARTGVFIRLASTRGRGRLRGCDGAYEGTDQLGHLIVDSAISAASDTSCGSEVEEAELPNLKISVCVVRDTQFTEDPVEDIELGTHGVAIEGRGKQAWMYPTLPIENEWSVFEYLDRTCRKAGLPKGAWEDDDVMVTLFDGQVFTEREPEGTVEEL, encoded by the coding sequence ATGGCACAGGCTCAGGCAGTAACTCTCTCCTACGAGGATGGCTCGCGGGCGGTTGAACTCGCACGGGAATCCGTCGAATCCTACGTCATTAACGGGCAGCGAGAGCAGCCCGGTAGCATGCGCGAAGCGTTCTACGCTCGAACCGGCGTGTTCATCCGACTCGCGTCCACGCGGGGGCGCGGCCGACTTCGGGGGTGTGACGGTGCTTACGAGGGCACCGACCAACTCGGTCACCTCATCGTGGACTCGGCTATTAGTGCGGCCAGCGACACCTCGTGTGGCTCCGAAGTCGAGGAGGCGGAGCTTCCGAACCTGAAAATCTCCGTCTGCGTCGTCCGCGACACGCAGTTCACCGAGGACCCGGTGGAGGACATCGAACTCGGCACCCACGGCGTCGCAATCGAGGGTCGAGGCAAGCAGGCGTGGATGTACCCGACCCTTCCCATCGAGAACGAGTGGAGCGTCTTCGAGTATCTCGACCGGACCTGCCGGAAGGCCGGTCTCCCCAAGGGCGCCTGGGAAGACGACGACGTGATGGTGACGCTGTTCGACGGACAGGTTTTCACCGAGCGCGAACCGGAAGGAACCGTCGAAGAACTCTAA
- a CDS encoding nicotinate phosphoribosyltransferase: protein MSDGFDVVSEAAIRDGSATDAYFLRTEETLEGTDRNPHVVAEVTQDQFPTGEFDLLAGLKDAARLLEGLPIDVDAMAEGRLFDGGPVMRIEGDYLDFARYETSLLGFLSHQSGVATAALEARRAAPDSSVLSFGARHVHPAIAPMVERGALVAGLDGISHVAAGEVLGREASGTMPHALVIAFGDQEAAWEAFDDAVDPDVPRIAICDTYSDEKDESLRAAAALGDALDGVRLDTTSSRRGDFRHIIREVRWELDARGHDDVDIFVSGGLGPDDLRELRDLADGFGVGGHVSNADPLDFALDIVELDGELVAKRGKLSGKKEAFRTPDGGHHVGLADRADPEGGEALLEPLIRDGELVREFDIDEAAERALADADAVGFREGE from the coding sequence ATGAGCGACGGGTTCGACGTTGTGTCGGAAGCGGCCATCCGCGACGGGTCGGCGACCGACGCCTACTTCCTTCGGACCGAAGAGACGCTGGAGGGGACCGACCGCAACCCCCACGTCGTGGCCGAGGTCACGCAGGACCAGTTCCCGACCGGCGAGTTCGACCTGCTCGCGGGTCTCAAGGACGCCGCCCGCCTGCTCGAAGGACTCCCCATCGACGTGGACGCGATGGCCGAGGGGCGACTGTTCGACGGCGGGCCTGTCATGCGAATCGAGGGCGACTACCTTGACTTCGCGCGGTACGAAACCTCGCTGCTCGGCTTCCTCTCTCACCAGAGCGGTGTCGCCACCGCGGCGCTGGAGGCACGGCGGGCCGCACCCGACTCGTCGGTGCTGAGTTTCGGCGCGCGCCACGTCCACCCCGCCATCGCGCCGATGGTCGAGCGCGGCGCGCTCGTGGCGGGTCTCGACGGCATCTCGCACGTCGCAGCGGGCGAAGTCCTCGGCCGAGAGGCCAGCGGCACGATGCCCCACGCGCTCGTCATCGCCTTCGGCGACCAAGAGGCGGCGTGGGAGGCGTTCGACGACGCCGTGGACCCCGACGTGCCACGCATCGCCATCTGTGACACCTACTCCGACGAGAAAGACGAGAGCCTTCGGGCCGCGGCGGCGCTCGGTGACGCCCTCGACGGGGTTCGCCTCGACACGACGAGTTCCCGGCGCGGCGACTTTCGACACATCATCCGCGAAGTGCGCTGGGAACTCGACGCCCGCGGCCACGACGATGTGGACATCTTCGTCAGCGGCGGTCTCGGTCCCGACGACCTGCGGGAACTCCGGGACCTCGCCGACGGATTCGGCGTCGGCGGCCACGTCAGCAACGCCGACCCGCTGGACTTCGCGCTCGACATCGTGGAACTCGACGGCGAATTGGTCGCCAAGCGCGGCAAACTCTCGGGCAAGAAGGAGGCGTTCCGGACGCCCGACGGCGGCCACCACGTCGGACTCGCCGACCGTGCCGACCCCGAGGGCGGCGAGGCCCTGCTCGAACCGCTGATTCGTGACGGCGAACTCGTCCGGGAGTTCGACATCGACGAGGCCGCGGAACGCGCGCTGGCGGACGCCGACGCGGTCGGGTTCCGCGAGGGCGAGTGA
- a CDS encoding Hvo_1808 family surface protein has protein sequence MRTTIAIAVVLMLVVAGCSQAPGTGTTDMDANTTDATTDRQDVVIKPDDPESDVLGWEDGLWYNETIDVTPEDGLNETELNQTVSRSMARVERIRELEFEDRVSVEIVTRDEFRDEQSNSTTSDDSRLFDNAKYESLFMIDESTDSIAVQNNNSGASVGGYYDPTNKEIVVVSENTSTPQLDEITLSQELFHALQDQKFNFSSFNQSTRELHNAKDGIIEGDGNYVDYLYSQRCEDEWNGDCLTPETPSSESSSSGLANIGPYLLNFQPYSDGPAFVRNIKNEGGWEAVNEVYENSPESTEQTIHPEKYGTDSPAEFGVENRASDGWERLTFEDRPNYGSVGEAGMMAMFMYPYYDSEGQTQIVPARNFFNRAAGTSQLSKIDPLNYNSTYSTGWDGDKLAVYTNDDAETNETGYVWKSVWDSEQDASEFAEGYREVLTYNGAKKLDGYENTLRISDGGFADAFYVQQQGDTVVVVNAPSVSELSNVRQGAAPEA, from the coding sequence ATGCGCACGACAATCGCAATCGCGGTCGTTCTGATGCTCGTCGTCGCGGGCTGTTCGCAGGCCCCCGGCACGGGGACGACCGATATGGACGCTAACACGACCGACGCGACGACCGACCGGCAGGATGTGGTCATCAAACCGGACGACCCCGAGAGCGACGTTCTCGGCTGGGAGGACGGACTCTGGTACAACGAGACCATCGACGTGACCCCCGAGGACGGCCTGAACGAGACCGAACTCAACCAGACGGTCTCTCGTTCGATGGCCCGCGTCGAGCGCATCCGGGAACTCGAATTCGAAGATCGAGTCTCGGTCGAAATCGTGACCCGCGACGAGTTCCGCGACGAGCAGTCGAACAGCACGACCTCCGACGACAGTCGGCTGTTCGACAATGCGAAGTACGAGTCGCTGTTCATGATCGACGAATCGACCGACTCCATCGCGGTCCAGAACAACAACTCCGGAGCGTCGGTCGGGGGCTACTACGACCCGACTAACAAGGAAATCGTGGTCGTCTCCGAAAACACATCGACGCCGCAACTCGACGAGATTACGCTCTCCCAAGAGCTATTCCACGCGCTACAGGACCAGAAGTTCAATTTCTCCTCGTTCAACCAGTCCACGCGCGAACTCCACAACGCGAAGGACGGCATCATCGAGGGCGACGGAAACTACGTCGATTACCTCTACTCGCAACGCTGTGAAGACGAGTGGAACGGCGACTGCCTGACCCCGGAGACGCCGTCCTCCGAGTCGAGCAGCAGCGGTCTCGCCAACATCGGTCCGTATCTCCTCAACTTCCAGCCCTACAGCGACGGCCCGGCGTTCGTCCGGAACATCAAAAACGAGGGCGGCTGGGAGGCCGTCAACGAGGTCTACGAGAACTCGCCCGAGAGCACCGAACAGACGATCCACCCCGAAAAGTACGGCACCGACTCGCCCGCGGAGTTCGGCGTCGAGAACCGGGCCAGCGACGGCTGGGAGCGGCTGACTTTCGAGGATCGCCCGAACTACGGGAGCGTCGGCGAGGCGGGCATGATGGCGATGTTCATGTACCCCTACTACGACAGCGAGGGCCAGACCCAAATCGTCCCCGCACGGAACTTCTTCAACCGAGCGGCAGGGACGAGCCAACTCAGCAAAATCGACCCGCTGAACTACAATAGCACCTACTCGACCGGCTGGGACGGCGACAAACTCGCGGTCTACACCAACGACGACGCCGAGACCAACGAGACCGGCTACGTCTGGAAGTCCGTCTGGGACTCCGAGCAGGACGCCAGCGAGTTCGCCGAGGGGTACCGCGAGGTGCTGACGTACAACGGCGCCAAGAAGCTCGACGGCTACGAGAACACGTTGCGAATCTCCGACGGCGGCTTCGCTGACGCCTTCTACGTCCAACAGCAGGGCGACACTGTCGTCGTCGTGAACGCCCCCTCCGTCTCGGAACTCTCGAACGTCCGGCAGGGCGCGGCACCGGAAGCGTAA
- a CDS encoding ABC transporter substrate-binding protein: MATDDALKRRSFLKAAGGATAAATLAGCTGDDGGDGTTTDGATEDGESETTQSGGESEGTQLLTYARGSDSTTIDPHTTTSGEDAKVMNQVYDRLIHFKPGKTTIVGGLAKDYSLEETTATLQLREGVEFHSGEEFTADDFIATYRRFVDEEYEYFVGTENQSIYGPYLLGQVENIEKDGDYTLNFELTSAYAPFMRNLAVFALAVLSKSEIESDADLGGNPVGTGPFEFDTWNKSDQRVRLTANDDYWGEGPSVDEVVFTTVSENTSRAQTLLSGGADIIDGISAQAAGVIEGDDSASLQKVPGMNTGYMAFNMARVEAFRNKKVRKAISHAINMEAIVKNIYRGQAVQASQPLPPNIMGHNDDVSPYEYDPEKAKSLLEEAGYGDGLEFELTTMTNPRPYFASPVQTAQTVKSNLAEVGIEMSINQQSSWDAYLTYTADGKHDACFLGWITDNADPDNFYSPLLHPSIPAEDVPDGQDWASADVSDDFNTGNRARWANTEFIKLVNEGKTTYDTESRKETYRKVSKLTHDEAPWVFMTHTEELRGVNSRVQNFTVAPISGPFLNRVSVDE; the protein is encoded by the coding sequence ATGGCGACAGATGATGCTCTTAAGCGGCGTAGTTTCTTGAAGGCTGCTGGCGGTGCGACGGCGGCGGCGACGCTCGCCGGATGTACCGGCGACGACGGCGGCGACGGGACGACCACCGACGGAGCCACCGAGGACGGCGAGTCCGAGACGACCCAGAGCGGCGGCGAAAGCGAGGGAACCCAACTGCTCACGTACGCTCGCGGGTCCGACTCGACGACTATCGACCCCCACACGACCACGAGCGGCGAGGACGCCAAGGTGATGAATCAGGTGTACGACCGCCTCATTCACTTCAAGCCGGGCAAAACAACCATCGTCGGCGGTCTCGCCAAGGACTACAGTCTCGAAGAGACGACCGCGACCCTCCAACTCCGCGAGGGCGTCGAGTTCCACAGCGGCGAGGAGTTTACGGCCGACGACTTCATCGCCACCTACCGGCGCTTCGTGGACGAGGAGTACGAATACTTCGTTGGGACGGAGAACCAGTCCATCTACGGTCCGTACCTGCTGGGTCAAGTCGAGAACATCGAGAAGGACGGCGACTACACGCTCAACTTCGAGCTTACCTCGGCGTACGCGCCGTTCATGCGCAACCTCGCCGTGTTCGCACTCGCAGTGCTTTCGAAATCGGAAATCGAGAGCGACGCCGACCTCGGAGGGAATCCCGTCGGAACGGGACCGTTCGAGTTCGATACGTGGAACAAGAGCGACCAGCGTGTCCGACTGACTGCCAACGACGACTACTGGGGCGAGGGTCCGAGCGTTGACGAAGTCGTGTTCACGACGGTCAGTGAGAACACGTCGCGCGCCCAGACGCTCCTTTCTGGCGGCGCGGACATCATTGACGGCATCAGCGCACAGGCCGCGGGCGTCATCGAGGGCGACGACAGCGCGTCCCTACAGAAGGTCCCCGGCATGAACACCGGCTACATGGCGTTCAACATGGCCCGCGTCGAGGCGTTCCGGAACAAGAAGGTCCGGAAGGCTATCAGCCACGCCATCAACATGGAGGCCATCGTCAAGAACATCTACCGCGGGCAGGCGGTGCAGGCCAGCCAACCGCTCCCGCCGAACATCATGGGCCACAACGACGACGTGAGTCCGTACGAGTACGACCCCGAGAAGGCCAAGAGCCTCCTCGAAGAGGCGGGCTACGGCGATGGACTCGAGTTCGAACTGACGACGATGACGAACCCGCGACCCTACTTCGCGTCGCCGGTCCAGACCGCCCAGACGGTCAAGTCGAACCTCGCCGAGGTCGGCATCGAGATGAGCATCAATCAGCAGTCGTCGTGGGACGCTTATCTCACCTACACCGCCGACGGGAAGCACGACGCCTGTTTCCTCGGGTGGATTACCGACAACGCCGACCCCGACAACTTCTACTCGCCGCTGCTCCACCCCAGCATCCCGGCCGAGGACGTGCCGGACGGACAGGACTGGGCCAGCGCGGACGTGAGCGACGACTTCAACACCGGGAACCGCGCCCGGTGGGCCAACACCGAGTTCATCAAACTGGTCAACGAAGGAAAGACCACCTACGACACCGAATCGCGCAAGGAGACCTACCGGAAAGTCAGCAAGCTCACCCACGACGAAGCGCCGTGGGTGTTCATGACCCACACCGAGGAACTCCGTGGCGTCAACAGTCGCGTGCAGAACTTCACGGTCGCGCCGATTAGCGGACCGTTCCTCAACCGCGTCTCCGTGGACGAGTAA
- a CDS encoding DUF7268 family protein — translation MSSGDADGPPRDSTGRGDPSNRGSHDGGASSVSDDAPTPRERVRRLGRAALLGAVLAGLAVLALVLSGESVQFASENVFALGALVFGFSMLGWSGSVFVGDGIENVQRHLGGNSNWTETGSRQAMAVLGSVGLGGMVGASVVTVVLASVT, via the coding sequence ATGAGTTCGGGCGATGCGGACGGGCCGCCGCGCGATTCGACCGGGCGCGGCGACCCATCGAACCGCGGGTCTCACGACGGCGGCGCGTCGTCGGTCTCCGACGACGCGCCGACCCCCCGCGAGCGCGTCCGACGCCTCGGGCGCGCGGCCCTGCTCGGCGCAGTGCTGGCGGGTCTCGCGGTCCTAGCGCTCGTCCTCTCGGGCGAATCGGTCCAGTTCGCCAGCGAGAACGTCTTCGCGCTCGGCGCGCTCGTGTTCGGCTTCTCGATGCTGGGCTGGTCGGGGTCGGTGTTCGTCGGTGACGGTATCGAGAACGTCCAGCGGCATCTCGGCGGGAACTCCAACTGGACGGAGACCGGGTCCCGGCAGGCGATGGCGGTCCTCGGGTCCGTCGGTCTCGGCGGGATGGTCGGCGCGAGCGTGGTGACGGTCGTTCTCGCAAGCGTGACGTAG
- a CDS encoding ABC transporter permease gives MISKRFVIKRLLLLVPVLFGVATFVFAILHLAPGDPARVIAGQRASEEFVNQIRTELGLNDPIWVQYGRFLLEAVQLDFGESYQIQRGTAITEVLRNRLPVTLEMALYGQLFGILLGIPTGLLAAIKQDSLSDHLTRVGALTGISIPIYWSGPLLILLFAQVLGWLPASGRIASQYSVEMVTGMVTIDTFLSGNFAAFKSAVRHMFLPSLVIGIYSMALISRMMRSSMLEVIRQDYMRTARAKGQGSKITVLKHGFRNALIPVVTIIGIQFGSLLGGAVLTETVFGIGGIGTLLVNAIQVGDYPVVQGTVLTFAFLFTLVNLGVDITYSYLDPRIDQ, from the coding sequence ATGATTTCCAAGCGGTTCGTTATCAAACGACTCCTGCTACTCGTCCCGGTGCTGTTCGGGGTGGCGACGTTCGTGTTCGCCATTCTCCACCTCGCACCGGGCGACCCCGCGAGGGTCATCGCGGGACAGCGGGCGTCCGAGGAGTTCGTCAACCAGATACGGACGGAACTGGGGCTGAACGACCCCATCTGGGTGCAGTACGGTCGGTTCCTGTTGGAGGCAGTGCAACTGGACTTCGGCGAGTCCTACCAGATTCAGCGCGGGACCGCCATCACGGAGGTTCTTCGGAACCGACTGCCGGTCACGCTGGAGATGGCGCTGTACGGCCAACTGTTCGGCATCCTCCTCGGGATTCCGACGGGACTGTTGGCGGCAATCAAGCAGGACTCGCTGAGCGACCACCTCACGCGAGTCGGCGCGCTGACCGGAATCAGCATCCCGATTTACTGGAGCGGTCCGCTCCTCATCCTGCTGTTCGCACAGGTCCTCGGTTGGTTGCCCGCAAGCGGCCGTATCGCCTCCCAGTACAGCGTCGAGATGGTGACGGGAATGGTGACCATCGACACGTTCCTCAGCGGCAACTTCGCGGCGTTCAAGTCCGCGGTCAGGCACATGTTTCTGCCGTCGCTGGTCATCGGCATCTACTCGATGGCGCTCATCTCCCGGATGATGCGCTCGTCGATGCTGGAGGTCATCCGCCAAGACTACATGCGGACCGCCCGCGCGAAGGGACAAGGCTCGAAGATAACCGTACTGAAACACGGCTTCCGGAACGCGCTGATTCCCGTCGTGACCATCATCGGCATCCAGTTCGGAAGCCTGCTCGGCGGGGCGGTCCTCACCGAGACGGTCTTCGGCATCGGCGGCATCGGCACGCTACTCGTGAACGCGATTCAGGTCGGCGACTACCCGGTGGTGCAGGGGACGGTTCTGACCTTCGCGTTCCTGTTCACGCTGGTTAACCTCGGCGTGGACATCACCTACTCGTACCTCGACCCGAGGATAGACCAATGA
- a CDS encoding cysteine hydrolase family protein — MNFDPDSTAVVVVDMQNGFCHPEGSLYAPASEDALADVSEVVAAARDAGASVVYTRDVHPPEQFEGNHYYDEFERWGEHVLEGSWEAELHDDLDVREDDHVVDKHTYDAFHQTDLEEHLDAHGIDDLLLCGTLANVCVLHTAGSAGLRDYRPVLVEDALGYIEESHREYAVDHSEFLFGELTTKAEIELK; from the coding sequence ATGAACTTCGACCCCGACTCGACCGCAGTCGTCGTCGTGGACATGCAGAACGGCTTCTGTCACCCGGAGGGAAGCCTTTACGCGCCCGCCAGCGAGGACGCTCTCGCCGACGTGAGCGAAGTCGTCGCGGCCGCACGGGACGCGGGCGCGTCGGTCGTCTACACCCGCGACGTTCACCCGCCCGAACAGTTCGAGGGCAACCACTACTACGACGAGTTCGAGCGCTGGGGCGAACACGTCCTCGAAGGGTCGTGGGAAGCGGAACTTCACGACGATCTCGACGTGCGTGAGGACGACCACGTCGTGGACAAGCACACCTACGACGCCTTCCACCAGACCGACTTGGAGGAGCATCTCGACGCCCACGGGATAGACGACCTGCTACTTTGCGGGACGCTGGCGAACGTCTGCGTCCTCCACACCGCCGGGAGCGCGGGCCTGCGAGATTACCGACCCGTGTTGGTCGAGGACGCGCTCGGCTATATCGAAGAGTCTCACAGGGAGTACGCCGTCGACCACTCGGAGTTCCTGTTCGGCGAACTGACGACGAAGGCCGAAATCGAGCTCAAGTAA
- a CDS encoding ABC transporter permease — MSTETQTETDDVGQRGVVERLRASPFLSELLSNRLAVMGLTMIFGMVAVGLYARLFIDIQAISASQMGTNPNLAPPSWWGQKETQVVTDYGAWAYPFGTDIQSRDIFPRVLYGAWLAIKYGTITVGASTVLGVGLGILAAYYSDLTDNVIMRTMDVLLAFPSLLLALALVAIFGTGLWKVVIALTLVYTPRFARVVRGAALKVLEDEYIEATEALGAKDPRVIVRHILPNCLAPITVQSTLNFGLAIIDIAALSFLGFGAQAGTPSWGLMLSNGVSDGLLTGDWWWSVFPGLFLAITVLGFNLLGDGMRDALDPRMRETVD, encoded by the coding sequence ATGAGCACGGAAACACAAACCGAAACCGACGACGTGGGACAGCGCGGGGTCGTCGAGCGACTGCGCGCCTCCCCGTTCCTCTCGGAACTACTGTCGAATCGACTCGCCGTCATGGGGCTGACCATGATATTCGGAATGGTGGCGGTCGGTCTCTACGCCCGACTGTTCATCGACATCCAAGCCATCTCGGCCAGCCAGATGGGGACGAACCCCAACCTCGCACCGCCGAGTTGGTGGGGCCAGAAAGAGACGCAGGTCGTCACCGACTACGGGGCGTGGGCCTACCCGTTCGGCACGGACATCCAGTCGCGCGACATCTTCCCGCGAGTGCTCTACGGCGCGTGGCTGGCGATAAAGTACGGCACCATCACGGTCGGAGCCTCGACGGTGCTGGGCGTCGGTCTCGGCATCCTCGCGGCGTACTACAGCGACCTCACCGACAACGTCATCATGCGAACGATGGACGTGCTGTTGGCGTTCCCGAGTCTCCTGCTCGCGCTGGCGCTGGTCGCCATCTTCGGCACGGGTCTCTGGAAGGTCGTCATCGCGCTGACGCTGGTCTACACGCCGCGGTTCGCCCGCGTCGTCCGCGGGGCCGCGCTCAAGGTGCTCGAAGACGAGTACATCGAGGCGACGGAGGCGCTCGGGGCGAAAGACCCCCGCGTCATCGTCCGCCACATCCTGCCGAACTGCCTCGCGCCCATCACGGTCCAGTCAACGCTCAACTTCGGTCTCGCCATCATCGACATCGCCGCCCTCTCGTTCCTCGGGTTCGGCGCGCAGGCGGGGACGCCCTCGTGGGGACTGATGCTCTCGAACGGCGTGAGCGACGGCCTGCTGACCGGCGACTGGTGGTGGTCGGTCTTCCCCGGTCTCTTCCTTGCCATCACCGTCCTCGGGTTCAATCTGCTGGGCGACGGGATGCGCGACGCGCTCGACCCGCGGATGCGCGAGACCGTGGACTAA
- a CDS encoding dihydroorotase has protein sequence MLTIRNATLADGREVDVRIDTSAGRIAGVGSTLTHSGDSIDASGKLLLPGMIDAHVHFREPGFSHKETWETGSRSAAAGGVTTVVDQPNTDPPTVDGESFDRKVDFAAASYVDYGINGGVTADWDPEELFDRPTLALGEVFLADSTGEMGIEEELFREAVAAATDEYRVVTVHAEDADLFSEKATDRAGDDYDAWSAYRTAEAETAAVKRAVEIGAEEDARVHIAHTSTPEGVDAAKAGDATCEVTPHHLFLSRSDYDELGTFGRMNPPLRSEERREAVFERVADGTVDMVATDHAPHTREEKDASVWDAPSGVPGVETALPLLLEEARKENLSYERVRDLTAANPADVFGLTRKGNVEQGLMADLVLVDPDDSREIRGEDLHSKCDWTPFEGMRGVFPELTVVRGNVVYRSESADFEGVDIDGEFGDAVGRNVRE, from the coding sequence ATGCTCACCATCCGGAACGCGACGCTTGCTGACGGCCGCGAGGTTGACGTGCGCATCGACACGTCCGCGGGCCGCATCGCGGGCGTCGGATCGACGCTCACTCACTCGGGCGACTCCATCGACGCCAGCGGAAAGCTCCTCCTGCCGGGGATGATAGACGCTCACGTCCACTTCCGCGAACCCGGTTTCTCCCACAAGGAGACGTGGGAGACCGGAAGCCGGTCGGCCGCCGCGGGCGGCGTGACCACTGTGGTAGACCAACCGAACACCGACCCGCCGACGGTGGACGGCGAGTCGTTCGACCGGAAGGTCGACTTCGCGGCGGCCTCCTACGTCGATTACGGCATCAACGGCGGCGTCACCGCCGACTGGGACCCCGAGGAGCTGTTCGACCGGCCGACGCTGGCGCTCGGAGAGGTGTTCCTTGCGGATTCGACCGGCGAGATGGGCATCGAGGAAGAGTTGTTCCGCGAGGCGGTCGCGGCCGCGACCGACGAGTACCGCGTCGTCACCGTTCACGCCGAGGACGCCGACCTGTTCTCGGAAAAAGCGACTGACCGAGCGGGCGACGACTACGACGCGTGGAGCGCCTACCGAACCGCCGAGGCGGAGACCGCCGCGGTCAAGCGCGCGGTCGAAATCGGTGCCGAGGAAGACGCGAGAGTTCACATAGCCCACACCAGCACGCCCGAGGGAGTGGACGCCGCGAAGGCGGGCGACGCGACCTGCGAGGTGACGCCCCACCACCTGTTCCTCTCGCGGTCGGACTACGACGAGTTGGGCACCTTCGGGCGGATGAACCCGCCGCTCCGGAGCGAGGAGCGCCGCGAGGCAGTCTTCGAGCGCGTCGCGGACGGGACCGTCGATATGGTGGCGACCGACCACGCGCCACACACCCGCGAGGAGAAGGACGCGAGCGTCTGGGACGCGCCGAGCGGCGTGCCCGGCGTCGAGACCGCACTACCGCTTCTCCTCGAAGAGGCCCGGAAAGAGAACCTGAGCTACGAGCGCGTCCGGGACCTGACCGCCGCGAACCCCGCCGACGTGTTCGGCCTGACTCGCAAGGGCAACGTCGAACAGGGCCTGATGGCCGACCTCGTGCTGGTCGATCCCGACGACTCGCGCGAGATTCGTGGCGAAGACCTTCACTCGAAGTGCGATTGGACGCCGTTCGAGGGCATGCGAGGGGTGTTCCCCGAACTGACGGTGGTCCGCGGAAACGTGGTGTACCGGAGCGAGTCCGCCGACTTCGAGGGTGTAGACATCGACGGCGAGTTCGGCGATGCGGTCGGCCGGAACGTCCGCGAGTAG
- a CDS encoding lipoate--protein ligase family protein, with product MRVLRGRAASRDADREVVAAMLERAAETGQASVRAWRPHRQLAFGRRDSRADGYETATAVADACDFPPVERSVGGRAVAYTGNTVAFAKVVPLEDMRIGMDERYEATTRAVQRALWRLGVPASRGEPEASFCPGDYSLRRGGKLVGVAQRVRKNAALVSGVVVVRDHEEIADVLDRVYEPLDIPFDPDSVGSIAEAGGSDDPETVARTIEEMLVGDEQTIVEMLGDADAEPAD from the coding sequence ATGCGCGTACTCCGCGGCCGGGCGGCGAGTCGGGACGCCGACCGCGAAGTCGTCGCGGCGATGCTCGAACGGGCGGCCGAGACCGGACAGGCGTCGGTTCGAGCGTGGCGGCCCCACCGCCAACTCGCCTTCGGGCGGCGCGACTCCCGAGCGGACGGCTACGAGACGGCGACAGCCGTCGCCGACGCCTGCGACTTTCCCCCCGTCGAGCGCTCGGTCGGCGGCCGAGCGGTCGCTTACACCGGCAACACCGTTGCGTTCGCCAAGGTGGTCCCCTTGGAGGACATGCGAATCGGCATGGACGAGCGGTACGAGGCGACCACGCGGGCGGTCCAGCGCGCGCTCTGGCGACTCGGCGTGCCCGCCTCGCGGGGCGAACCCGAGGCGAGTTTCTGCCCCGGCGACTACTCGCTCCGGCGCGGCGGGAAACTGGTCGGGGTCGCCCAGCGCGTCCGGAAGAACGCCGCGCTGGTCTCGGGCGTCGTCGTCGTCCGAGACCACGAGGAAATCGCGGACGTTCTCGACCGCGTCTACGAACCGCTCGACATCCCCTTCGACCCGGATTCTGTCGGGAGCATCGCCGAGGCTGGCGGGAGCGACGACCCCGAGACCGTCGCTCGGACCATCGAAGAGATGCTCGTGGGCGACGAGCAGACGATAGTCGAGATGCTCGGCGACGCGGACGCCGAACCCGCCGACTGA